A section of the Triticum dicoccoides isolate Atlit2015 ecotype Zavitan unplaced genomic scaffold, WEW_v2.0 scaffold30902, whole genome shotgun sequence genome encodes:
- the LOC119345823 gene encoding uncharacterized protein LOC119345823, which yields MMLVAKEFGALSPPAGAAAAARRWAPPSTARVSPRGGSPVGDLWLRTRGGGDGPGGSQHGSHESDMDLAMLVSDFLEGGGGSGGDSRGSSDGEPGGLHDLAHLADKISMYKQAGDEKENELLSVVHSLLFSIHETELQDFVRGQCTGSCIRHLLVKLLRYSGYDAAVCVSKWQGFDKIPGGDHEYIDVIIDNDLTGPERLIIDIDFRSHFEIARAVDPYGTLLDSLPVVYVGTLPRLKQFLNVMVDAAKWSLKQNSMPLPPWRSLSYLQMKWHSKYERKGLQSEQQEFQGASPSRTLCFGHLKRLKSSLRLELETGRLLMMPVMQAGTKRTAMYERRRRRSLLSF from the exons ATGATGCTGGTGGCCAAGGAGTTCGGCGCGCTGTCCCCgcccgcgggggcggcggcggcggcgcggaggtggGCCCCGCCGTCCACGGCGCGGGTGTCGCCGAGGGGCGGGTCGCCGGTGGGGGACCTGTGGCTGCGGACGCGGGGAGGGGGGGACGGGCCCGGCGGGAGCCAGCACGGGAGCCACGAGAGCGACATGGACCTCGCCATGCTCGTCAGCGACTTCctcgagggcggcggcgggagcGGGGGCGACTCGCGCGGCAGCAGCGACGGCGAGCCCggcggcctccacgacctcgcccACCTCGCCGACAAGATCTCG ATGTACAAGCAAGCTGGAGACGAGAAGGAAAACGAGCTGCTCTCCGTGGTTCACTCGCTGCTGTTCTCCATCCATGAgacagagctccaggatttcgtaagAGGTCAATGCACTGGCAGCTGCATCCGTCATCTACTCGTGAAGCTCCTGAGGTACTCGGGATACGACGCGGCCGTCTGCGTGTCCAAATGGCAGGGGTTCGACAAGATACCTGGAG GTGACCATGAGTACATTGATGTCATAATAGACAACGACCTGACGGGTCCAGAGCGTCTGATCATCGACATCGACTTCAGGAGCCACTTTGAAATAGCCAGAGCAGTCGATCCTTACGGCACCCTGCTGGACTCGCTCCCGGTGGTCTACGTCGGCACCCTTCCAAGACTGAAGCAGTTCCTGAACGTGATGGTCGACGCGGCGAAATGGTCCCTGAAGCAAAACTCCATGCCCCTGCCTCCATGGAGATCCCTGTCCTACCTCCAAATGAAGTGGCACTCCAAGTACGAGCGGAAAGGCCTGCAATCTGAGCAGCAAGAGTTCCAGGGCGCATCCCCGAGCCGCACGCTGTGCTTTGGGCATCTGAAGCGGCTGAAATCCTCACTGCGGTTGGAACTCGAGACCGGAAGGTTGCTCATGATGCCGGTCATGCAGGCCGGCACGAAGAGGACGGCAATGTACGAGAGGCGGCGTAGACGCTCCCTGCTCAGCTTCTGA